In a genomic window of Anser cygnoides isolate HZ-2024a breed goose chromosome 28, Taihu_goose_T2T_genome, whole genome shotgun sequence:
- the ATP2A1 gene encoding LOW QUALITY PROTEIN: sarcoplasmic/endoplasmic reticulum calcium ATPase 1 (The sequence of the model RefSeq protein was modified relative to this genomic sequence to represent the inferred CDS: deleted 4 bases in 4 codons): MENAHARTAEECLAYFGVSEGSGLSPEQVRRSLEKYGHNELPAEEGKTIWELVVEQFEDLLVRILLLAACISFVLAWFEEGEETITAFVEPFVILLILVANAVVGVWQERNAENAIEALKEYEPEMGKVYRADRSAVQRIKARDLVPGDIAEVAVGDKVPADIRILSIKSTTLRVDQSILTGESVSVIKHTEPVPDPRAVNQDKKNMLFSGTNIGAGKAVGIVVATGVNTEIGKIRDEMAATEQDKTPLQQKLDEFGEQLSKVISLICVAVWLINIGHFNDPVHGGSWIRGAIYYFKIAVALAVAAIPEGLPAVITTCLALGTRRMAKKNAIVRSLPSVETLGCTSVICSDKTGTLTTNQMSVCKMFIVDKVEGDVCSLNEFSITGSTYAPEGDVLKNEKHVKAGQYDGLVELATICALCNDSSLDYNESKGVYEKVGEATETALTCLVEKMNVFNTDVRNLSKVERANACNSVIKQLMKKEFTLEFSRDRKSMSVYCSPAKASRAAVGNKMFVKGAPEGVIDRCNYVRVGTARVPLTPVVKEKILAVIKEWGTGRDTLRCLALATRDTPPKKEDMMLEDSTRFAEYETDLTFVGCVGMLDPPRKEVMGSIQLCRDAGIRVIMITGDNKGTAIAICRRIGIFSEEEEVTGRAYTGREFDDLPPAEQREACRRACCFARVEPTHKSKIVEFLQSFDEITAMTGDGVNDAPALKKAEIGIAMGSGTAVAKTASEMVLADDNFSTIVAAVEEGRAIYNNMKQFIRYLISSNVGEVVCIFLTAALGLPEALIPVQLLWVNLVTDGLPATALGFNPPDLDIMDKPPRSPKEPLISGWLFFRYLAIGGYVGAATVGAAAWWFLYAEDGPSVTYHQLTHFMQCTEHNAEFEGLDCDIFESPVPMTMALSVLVTIEMCNALNSLSENQSLVRMPPWVNIWLVGSICLSMSLHFVILYIEPLPMIFKLTPLDLAHWLMVLKISFPVILLDEALKFVARNYLEAADAEDTRKKRK; the protein is encoded by the exons ATGGAGAACGCGCACGCCCGCACGGCCGAGGAGTGCCTGGCCTACTTCGGGGTCAGCGAGGGCAGCGGGCTCAGCCCCGAGCAGGTCCGCAGGAGCCTCGAGAAGTACGGCCACAACG agctgcCAGCCGAGGAAG gcaaAACCATCTGGGAGCTGGTGGTGGAGCAGTTCGAGGACCTCCTGGTGCgcatcctgctgctggccgcCTGCATCTCCTTC GTGCTGGCGTGGTtcgaggagggcgaggagaCCATCACGGCCTTCGTGGAGCCCTTCGTCATCCTCCTCATCCTCGTGGCCAACGCCGTGGTGGGCGTCTGGCAG GAGCGCAATGCGGAGAACGCCATCGAGGCGCTGAAGGAGTACGAGCCCGAGATGGGCAAGGTGTACCGCGCCGACCGCAGCGCCGTGCAGCGCATCAAGGCGCGCGACCTGGTGCCCGGGGACATCGCCGAGGTGGCCG TGGGGGACAAGGTGCCGGCCGACATCCGCATCCTCTCCATCAAGTCCACGACCCTGCGCGTCGACCAGTCCATCCTCACCG GTGAATCCGTGTCGGTCATCAAGCACACCGAGCCCGTCCCCGACCCGCGCGCCGTCAACCAGGACAAGAAGAACATGCTCTTCTCC GGCACCAACATCGGGGCGGGCAAG GCCGTGGGCATCGTGGTGGCCACG GGGGTGAACACGGAGATCGGGAAGATCCGCGACGAGATGGCGGCCACGGAGCAGGACAAGACGCCgctgcagcagaagctggacGAGTTCGGCGAGCAGCTCTCCAAGGTCATCTCGCTCATCTGCGTCGCCGTCTGGCTCATCAACATCGGCCACTTCAACGACCCCGTCCACGGCGGCTCCTGGATCCGCGGCGCCATCTACTACTTCAAGATCGCCGTCGCCCTGGCCGTGGCCGCCATCCCCGAAG GGCTGCCGGCCGTCATCACCACCTGCCTGGCGCTGGGGACGCGGCGCATGGCCAAGAAGAACGCCATCGTGCGCAGCCTGCCCTCCGTCGAGACCCTGGGCTGCACCTCCGTCATCTGCTCCGACAAGACCGGCACCCTCACCACCAACCAGATGTCCGTCTGCAAG ATGTTCATCGTGGACAAGGTGGAGGGCGACGTCTGCTCCCTCAACGAGTTCTCCATCACCGGCTCCACCTACGCCCCCGAGGGAGACGT GCTGAAGAACGAGAAGCACGTGAAGGCCGGGCAGTACGACGGGCTGGTGGAGCTGGCCACCATCTGCGCCCTCTGCAACGACTCCTCCCTGGACTACAACGAG TCCAAGGGCGTCTACGAGAAGGTCGGGGAGGCCACGGAGACGGCGCTCACCTGCCTGGTGGAGAAGATGAACGTCTTCAACACCGACGTCCGCAACCTCTCCAAAGTGGAGCGCGCCAACGCCTGCAACTCC GTCATCAAGCAGCTGATGAAGAAGGAGTTCACGCTGGAGTTCTCCCGCGACCGCAAGTCCATGTCGGTCTACTGCTCGCCGGCCAAGGCCTCGCGCGCCGCCGTGGGCAACAAGATGTTCGTCAAG ggGGCCCCCGAGGGCGTCATCGACCGCTGCAACTACGTGCGGGTGGGCACGGCGCGCGTGCCGCTGACGCCGGTCGTCAAGGAGAAGATCCTGGCCGTCATCAAGGAgtggggcacggggagggacACGCTGCGCTGCCTGGCCCTGGCCACCCGCGACACGCCCCCCAAGAAGGAGGACATGATGCTGGAGGACTCCACCAGGTTCGCCGAGTACGAG acggaCCTGACCTTCGTGGGCTGCGTGGGCATGCTGGACCCGCCGCGGAAGGAGGTGATGGGCTCCATCCAGCTGTGCCGCGACGCCGGCATCCGCGTCATCATGATCACGGGGGACAACAAGGGCACGGCCATCGCCATCTGCCGCCGCATCGGCATCTtcagcgaggaggaggaggtgacgGGCCGGGCGTACACGGGCCGCGAGTTCGACGACCTGCCGCCCGCCGAGCAGCGCGAGGCCTGCCGCCGCGCCTGCTGCTTCGCCCGCGTCGAGCCCACCCACAAGTCCAAGATCGTGGAGTTCCTCCAGTCCTTCGACGAGATCACCGCCATG ACCGGTGACGGGGTGAACGACGCGCCGGCGCTGAAGAAGGCCGAGATCGGCATCGCCATGGGCTCGGGGACGGCGGTGGCCAAGACGGCCTCGGAGATGGTGCTGGCCGACGACAACTTCTCCACCATCGTGGCGGCCGTGGAGGAGGGCCGGGCCATCTACAACAACATGAAGCAGTTCATCCGCTACCTCATCTCCTCCAACGTGGGCGAGGTGGTCTG CATCTTCCTGACg gcggcgctggggctgcccgAGGCGCTGATCCCGGTGCAGCTGCTCTGGGTCAACCTGGTGACGGACGGGCTGCCGGCCACCGCGCTGGGCTTCAAC CCCCCCGACCTGGACATCATGGACaagcccccccgcagccccaaGGAGCCCCTCATCAGCGGCTGGCTCTTCTTCCGCTACCTGGCCATCGGGG GTTACGTGGGGGCCGCCACCGTGGGCGCTGCCGCCTGGTGGTTCCTCTACGCCGAGGATGGGCCCAGCGTCACCTACCACCAGCTG acCCACTTCATGCAGTGCACGGAGCACAACGCCGAATTCGAGGGCCTCGACTGCGACATCTTCGAGTCGCCGGTGCCCATGACCATGGCGCTCTCCGTGCTGGTCACCATCGAGATGTGCAACGCCCTCAACag ccTCTCCGAGAACCAGTCGCTGGTGCGGATGCCGCCGTGGGTCAACATCTGGCTGGTGGGCTCCATCTGCCTCTCCATGTCCCTGCACTTCGTCATCCTCTACATCGAGCCCCTGCCC atGATCTTCAAGCTGACGCCGCTGGACCTGGCGCACTGGCTGATGGTGCTGAAGATCTCCTTCCCCGTCATCCTGCTGGACGAGGCCCTCAAGTTCGTGGCCAGGAACTACCTGGAGG CGGCCGACGCCGAGGACACCCGGAAGAAGCGGAAGTGA